From Brassica oleracea var. oleracea cultivar TO1000 chromosome C3, BOL, whole genome shotgun sequence, a single genomic window includes:
- the LOC106335693 gene encoding PRA1 family protein B4, with protein MASTAPPTLPISIPSAAAPSSLESQQPPIATPAFRAFINRISETVANGLSQRRPWAELADRSALSKPESISEAAVRIRKNYSYFKVNYLAVATAIVGFSLVTHPFSLAFLLCLLASWLFLYLFRPSDQPVVILGRTFSDRETLGCLILFSIFVVFLTDVGSVLVSAVMVGVALICAHGAFRAPEDLFLDEQEPAATGFLSFLGGAASSAAPAVIAARG; from the coding sequence ATGGCTTCCACGGCACCTCCCACCCTCCCAATCTCCATCCCCTCCGCCGCCGCCCCTTCCTCCCTCGAATCCCAACAACCCCCAATCGCAACCCCCGCCTTCCGCGCATTCATCAACCGCATCTCCGAAACCGTCGCGAACGGCCTCTCCCAGCGCCGTCCCTGGGCCGAGCTCGCCGACCGCTCCGCCCTATCCAAACCCGAGTCGATCTCCGAGGCCGCCGTCCGCATCCGCAAGAACTACTCCTACTTCAAGGTCAACTACCTCGCCGTCGCGACGGCGATCGTCGGGTTCTCCCTCGTGACGCACCCCTTCTCCCTCGCCTTCCTCCTCTGCCTCCTCGCCTCGTGGCTCTTCCTCTACCTCTTCCGCCCCTCCGATCAGCCGGTTGTTATCCTCGGGCGTACCTTCTCCGATCGCGAGACGCTCGGGTGTTTGATCTTGTTCAGCATATTCGTGGTTTTCCTCACGGATGTTGGATCTGTTCTCGTTTCGGCTGTGATGGTTGGCGTGGCGTTGATCTGTGCTCATGGTGCGTTTAGGGCTCCGGAGGATCTTTTCTTGGATGAGCAGGAGCCGGCTGCTACTGGATTCCTCTCGTTCCTCGGCGGCGCTGCGTCATCCGCCGCGCCTGCTGTTATTGCCGCTCGCGGGTGA
- the LOC106332336 gene encoding peroxidase 22-like — protein MKFSPSFSCSAIGALILGCLLLRASISNGQLRPDFYFGTCPHVFDIIGNVIVDELASDPRIAASILRLHFHDCFVNGCDASILLDNSTSFRTEKDAAPNANSARGFNVIDRMKAKLETTCPKTVSCADVLTIASQISVLLSGGPWWPLPLGRRDSLQAFFDLANTALPSPFFTLAELKASFVAVGLNLSSDLVALSGGHTFGRAQCQFVTPRLYNFNGTNSPDPSINPTYLAQLRGLCPQNGNGTVLVNFDPVTPDGFDNKYYTNLRNGRGLIQSDQELFSTPQADTIPLVEQYRSNQTAFFDAFAKAMIRMGDLKPLTGNQGEIRLNCSVVNSRIMSVENEDDGVVSSI, from the exons ATGAAGTTTTCTCCTTCATTTTCTTGCAGTGCTATAGGAGCCTTGATATTGGGTTGCCTTCTGCTTCGAGCATCCATCTCTAATGGTCAATTGAGGCCGGATTTCTATTTCGGAACATGCCCGCATGTTTTCGATATCATTGGGAATGTCATCGTCGATGAATTGGCCTCCGACCCTCGTATTGCCGCTAGCATCCTGCGCCTACACTTCCATGACTGCTTTGTTAAT GGCTGTGATGCATCAATCCTCCTGGACAATTCCACATCATTCAGGACTGAGAAAGATGCTGCTCCAAACGCAAATTCAGCTAGAGGATTTAATGTCATAGATAGAATGAAAGCCAAGCTTGAGACAACTTGCCCCAAAACAGTGTCTTGTGCAGATGTTCTCACTATCGCTTCTCAAATATCAGTCCTTTTG TCAGGAGGTCCATGGTGGCCGCTTCCGTTGGGGAGGAGAGACAGCTTACAAGCTTTCTTCGATCTGGCTAATACAGCTCTTCCTTCTCCATTTTTCACTCTTGCTGAACTTAAAGCAAGTTTTGTTGCCGTTGGTCTAAACCTCTCCTCAGATCTAGTCGCTCTTTCTG GTGGTCACACATTTGGAAGAGCACAATGTCAATTTGTGACACCTCGTCTTTATAACTTCAACGGTACCAATAGCCCAGACCCGAGTATTAACCCAACTTACCTCGCCCAACTACGTGGACTGTGCCCTCAAAACGGAAACGGCACCGTTCTTGTCAACTTCGACCCCGTGACTCCCGATGGTTTCGATAATAAATACTACACTAATCTTCGTAACGGGAGAGGTCTGATTCAGAGTGATCAAGAACTGTTTTCGACTCCTCAAGCCGACACAATTCCACTAGTGGAGCAATACAGAAGCAACCAGACCGCGTTCTTTGATGCATTCGCAAAAGCAATGATTCGGATGGGAGATCTTAAACCTTTGACTGGGAATCAAGGTGAGATAAGACTGAATTGTAGTGTTGTGAACTCAAGGATCATGAGTGTGGAGAATGAAGATGATGGTGTTGTGAGTTCGATTTGA
- the LOC106329055 gene encoding WEB family protein At2g38370, which translates to MAESPEPVSVTEPGSLNPDSDLPSNGRVEIDTSTQFESVREAANRFGGFGFWRPTHNYKPSGAFQENVEGDIIRLKAQAAELQNDLIAKEGETLEVVKELEETKATVKELNLKLHQKNEKELLREEVDGCFKPAGAVLKDLSKAKMNLCKRTVDLAGIRESVEVLNKKLQEEKAALEKTRERLMQKSLKAVKGETGENDAFVMMNEVRRLSSEAQEFKKTGENAGLEIVKAMAAIEDTREKIKTAKIRLVAARKMKEAARAAEAVAIAEIKAVTVTTEDAEEEERKRVEEAVSRVEEANVSKMYTLKKVDKAAQEVETSKKAMEEAVERVDTTNAAKLEAEAALRNRQSEKGQRRRLSSSVNNTAKFKSRRETTTTTPKTTRLMDVNGLHLTYDDVAVGSSSSVPVLKPTMSIGQILSRKLLVAEDSDVMNVASERKKMSLGQMLAKSSSGDETWSKKSEGKENGKRSVTRKRFAKIAMLLKKESKNKKKIALKLR; encoded by the exons ATGGCCGAGTCCCCAGAACCGGTCTCTGTAACTGAGCCTGGGAGCTTAAACCCTGACTCGGATCTGCCGTCCAATGGCCGAGTCGAGATTGACACTTCGACTCAGTTCGAGTCAGTCAGAGAGGCGGCGAACCGGTTCGGCGGTTTCGGTTTCTGGAGACCTACTCACAATTATAAACCCTCAGGAGCCTTTCAG GAAAACGTGGAAGGTGATATCATTAGACTCAAGGCACAGGCTGCTGAGCTACAGAACGATCTAATCGCGAAAGAAGGCGAGACGCTTGAGGTGGTTAAGGAGCTTGAGGAGACTAAAGCCACAGTTAAAGAGCTTAACTTGAAGCTTCATCAGAAGAATGAAAAGGAGCTGTTGAGAGAAGAGGTTGATGGTTGTTTCAAGCCAGCGGGTGCTGTACTGAAGGATCTAAGCAAGGCAAAGATGAATTTATGCAAGAGGACGGTAGATCTTGCGGGTATACGCGAGTCTGTTGAGGTCTTGAACAAGAAGCTGCAGGAAGAAAAGGCTGCACTTGAGAAGACCCGCGAGAGACTTATGCAAAAGTCTTTGAAGGCGGTGAAGGGTGAAACAGGCGAGAACGATGCGTTTGTAATGATGAATGAGGTTCGAAGACTCAGCAGTGAAGCTCAAGAGTTCAAGAAAACAGGAGAGAACGCAGGGTTGGAGATTGTGAAAGCAATGGCTGCGATTGAAGACACAAGAGAGAAGATCAAAACGGCTAAGATCAGGTTGGTTGCCGCTAGAAAGATGAAGGAAGCTGCCAGAGCTGCTGAGGCAGTTGCAATCGCAGAGATTAAGGCCGTGACTGTGACTACTGAAGACGCAGAGGAAGAGGAGAGAAAGCGAGTGGAAGAGGCAGTGTCGAGAGTTGAAGAAGCTAATGTTTCAAAGATGTATACTCTGAAGAAAGTAGACAAAGCGGCACAAGAAGTTGAAACTAGTAAGAAGGCAATGGAGGAAGCGGTGGAGAGAGTTGACACTACAAATGCTGCAAAACTCGAAGCAGAAGCGGCGCTACGAAACCGGCAGTCAGAGAAAGGACAGAGGAGAAGATTATCTTCGTCAGTGAACAACACTGCCAAGTTCAAGAGCAGAAGAGAGACAACAACAACAACACCAAAAACGACGCGTCTGATGGATGTAAACGGTCTGCATCTGACGTATGATGATGTTGCTGTTGGTTCATCATCTTCAGTACCTGTCTTGAAGCCAACAATGTCAATCGGGCAAATACTCAGCAGGAAGCTACTTGTTGCTGAGGATTCAGATGTGATGAATGTTGCTAGCGAGAGGAAGAAAATGTCGTTGGGTCAGATGCTGGCAAAGAGTAGCAGTGGTGATGAGACTTGGAGCAAGAAGAGTGAAGGCAAGGAGAATGGGAAAAGATCGGTGACCCGAAAGAGATTTGCTAAGATCGCTATGTTGTTGAAGAAAGAGAGCAAGAACAAGAAGAAGATAGCTTTGAAGTTGAGGTGA